A stretch of the Elephas maximus indicus isolate mEleMax1 chromosome 3, mEleMax1 primary haplotype, whole genome shotgun sequence genome encodes the following:
- the TNPO2 gene encoding transportin-2 isoform X2 produces MDWQPDEQGLQQVLQLLKDSQSPNTATQRIVQDKLKQLNQFPDFNNYLIFVLTRLKSEDEPTRSLSGLILKNNVKAHYQSFPPPVADFIKQECLNNIGDASSLIRATIGILITTIASKGELQMWPELLPQLCNLLNSEDYNTCEGAFGALQKICEDSSELLDSDALNRPLNIMIPKFLQFFKHCSPKIRSHAIACVNQFIMDRAQALMDNIDTFIEHLFALAVDDDPEVRKNVCRALVMLLEVRIDRLIPHMHSIIQYMLQRTQDHDENVALEACEFWLTLAEQPICKEVLASHLVQLIPILVNGMKYSEIDIILLKGDVEEDEAVPDSEQDIKPRFHKSRTVTLPHEAERPDGSEDAEDDDDDDALSDWNLRKCSAAALDVLANVFREELLPHLLPLLKGLLFHPEWVVKESGILVLGAIAEGCMQGMVPYLPELIPHLIQCLSDKKALVRSIACWTLSRYAHWVVSQPPDMHLKPLMTELLKRILDGNKRVQEAACSAFATLEEEACTELVPYLSYILDTLVFAFGKYQHKNLLILYDAIGTLADSVGHHLNQPEYIQKLMPPLIQKWNELKDEDKDLFPLLECLSSVATALQSGFLPYCEPVYQRCVTLVQKTLAQAMMYNQHPEQYEAPDKDFMIVALDLLSGLAEGLGGHVEQLVARSNVMTLLFQCMQDSMPEVRQSSFALLGDLTKACFIHVKPCIAEFMPILGTNLNPEFISVCNNATWAIGEICMQMGAEMQPYVQMVLNNLVEIINRPNTPKTLLENTGRLTSSSAIPAITIGRLGYVCPQEVAPMLQQFIRPWCTSLRNIRDNEEKDSAFRGICMMIGVNPGGVVQDFIFFCDAVASWVSPKDDLRDMFYKILHGFKDQVGEENWQQFSEQFPPLLKERLAAFYGV; encoded by the exons ATGGACTGGCAGCCGGACGAGCAGGGCCTGCAGCAGGTCTTGCAGTTGCTCAAAGACTCGCAGTCACCCAACACCGCCACACAGCGCATTGTCCAGGAT AAACTCAAACAACTGAACCAGTTTCCTGACTTCAACAACTATCTGATCTTCGTCTTGACCAGACTCAAGTCGGAAG ATGAGCCAACTCGCTCTCTCAGTGGCCTCATCCTCAAGAACAATGTGAAGGCCCATTACCAGAGCTTCCCACCACCTGTGGCTGACTTCATCAAACAGGAGTGTCTCAATAACATCGGTGATGCCTCCTCACTCATCCGAGCTACCATTG GCATTCTTATCACCACCATCGCTTCCAAGGGTGAGCTTCAGATGTGGCCCGAGCTGCTGCCCCAGCTGTGCAACCTGCTCAACTCAGAGGATTACAACACCTGTGAG GGAGCCTTTGGAGCCCTCCAGAAGATCTGCGAAGACTCATCTGAGCTTCTGGACAGCGACGCCCTCAACAGGCCCCTCAACATCATGATCCCCAAGTTCCTGCAGTTCTTCAAGCACTGCAGCCCCAAGATCCG GTCCCATGCCATCGCCTGTGTGAACCAGTTCATCATGGACCGGGCCCAGGCTCTGATGGACAACATTGACACCTTCATCGAG CACCTGTTTGCCTTGGCCGTGGATGATGACCCCGAGGTGCGGAAGAATGTGTGCCGTGCTCTGGTGATGCTGTTGGAAGTGCGGATCGACAGGCTCATCCCTCACATGCACAGCATAATCCAG TACATGCTGCAGAGGACCCAGGATCACGACGAGAATGTGGCCCTCGAGGCTTGCGAGTTTTGGCTGACGCTGGCCGAGCAGCCCATCTGCAAGGAAGTCCTGGCCTCCCATCTAGTCCA GTTGATCCCTATCCTTGTAAATGGGATGAAGTACTCAGAAATTGACATCATTCTGCTGAAG GGGGATGTGGAGGAGGATGAGGCAGTCCCTGACAGCGAGCAGGACATCAAGCCACGCTTCCACAAGTCACGCACAGTGACGCTGCCCCATGAGGCTGAGCGACCAGATGGATCTGAGGACGCCGAGGATGACGATGATGACGATGCTTTGTCTGACTGGAATCTGA GGAAGTGCTCAGCGGCTGCGCTAGACGTCCTCGCCAATGTTTTCCGGGAGGAACTGCTGCCCCACCTACTCCCCCTGCTCAAGGGCCTTCTCTTCCATCCCGAGTGGGTGGTCAAGGAGTCGGGCATCCTGGTGCTGGGCGCCATCGCTGAGG GTTGCATGCAGGGCATGGTGCCCTACCTGCCTGAGCTGATCCCACACCTGATCCAGTGCTTGTCAGACAAGAAGGCCCTGGTCCGCTCCATCGCCTGCTGGACGCTAAGCCGCTATGCCCACTGGGTGGTCAGCCAGCCGCCTGACATGCACCTCAAGCCCCTGATGACTGAGCTACTCAAACGCATCTTGGATGGCAACAAGAGGGTACAAGAGGCAGCCTGCAG TGCCTTCGCCACCCTGGAGGAAGAGGCCTGCACGGAGCTGGTGCCCTACCTCAGCTATATCCTGGACACTCTCGTCTTCGCCTTTGGCAAGTACCAGCACAAGAACCTGCTTATCCTCTACGATGCCATCGGCACCCTGGCTGACTCTGTGGGCCATCACCTCAACCAGCCG GAATACATCCAGAAGCTGATGCCCCCACTGATCCAGAAGTGGAACGAGCTCAAGGATGAAGACAAGGATCTGTTCCCGCTGCTGGAG TGCCTGTCATCTGTGGCCACTGCTCTCCAGAGTGGCTTCCTGCCCTACTGTGAGCCTGTCTACCAGCGCTGTGTCACCCTAGTGCAGAAGACACTGGCCCAGGCCATG ATGTACAACCAGCACCCCGAGCAGTATGAGGCCCCTGACAAGGACTTCATGATCGTGGCACTGGATCTGCTCAGCGGACTGGCCGAGGGCTTGGGTGGccatgtggagcagctggtagcccGCAGCAACGTCATGACACTGCTGTTCCAGTGCATGCAG GACTCTATGCCTGAGGTCCGGCAGAGCTCCTTTGCCCTCCTGGGTGACCTCACCAAAGCCTGCTTCATCCACGTCAAGCCCTGCATCG CTGAGTTCATGCCTATCCTGGGCACCAACCTGAACCCTGAGTTCATCTCGGTCTGCAACAATGCCACCTGGGCCATTGGTGAGATCTGCATGCAGATGG GGGCAGAGATGCAGCCCTATGTGCAGATGGTCCTCAACAACCTGGTGGAGATCATTAACCGGCCCAACACACCCAAGACGCTGCTGGAAAATACAG GTCGCCTGACGAGTTCCTCTGCCATTCCAGCCATCACCATTGGCCGCCTGGGCTACGTGTGCCCCCAGGAGGTGGCACCCATGCTGCAGCAATTCATCCGGCCTTG GTGCACATCCCTCAGGAACATCAGGGACAACGAGGAGAAGGACTCTGCCTTCCGAGGCATCTGCATGATGATAGGCGTCAACCCTGGGGGTGTTGTGCAG gattttattttcttctgtgatgCTGTAGCCTCCTGGGTGAGCCCAAAGGATGACCTTCGGGACATGTTTTATAAG ATTCTCCACGGCTTCAAAGATCAAGTCGGGGAGGAGAACTGGCAACAGTTCTCGGAGCAGTTCCCACCGCTGCTCAAGGAGCGTCTGGCTGCCTTCTACGGGGTCTAG
- the TNPO2 gene encoding transportin-2 isoform X1 — MDWQPDEQGLQQVLQLLKDSQSPNTATQRIVQDKLKQLNQFPDFNNYLIFVLTRLKSEDEPTRSLSGLILKNNVKAHYQSFPPPVADFIKQECLNNIGDASSLIRATIGILITTIASKGELQMWPELLPQLCNLLNSEDYNTCEGAFGALQKICEDSSELLDSDALNRPLNIMIPKFLQFFKHCSPKIRSHAIACVNQFIMDRAQALMDNIDTFIEHLFALAVDDDPEVRKNVCRALVMLLEVRIDRLIPHMHSIIQYMLQRTQDHDENVALEACEFWLTLAEQPICKEVLASHLVQLIPILVNGMKYSEIDIILLKGDVEEDEAVPDSEQDIKPRFHKSRTVTLPHEAERPDGSEDAEDDDDDDALSDWNLRKCSAAALDVLANVFREELLPHLLPLLKGLLFHPEWVVKESGILVLGAIAEGCMQGMVPYLPELIPHLIQCLSDKKALVRSIACWTLSRYAHWVVSQPPDMHLKPLMTELLKRILDGNKRVQEAACSAFATLEEEACTELVPYLSYILDTLVFAFGKYQHKNLLILYDAIGTLADSVGHHLNQPEYIQKLMPPLIQKWNELKDEDKDLFPLLECLSSVATALQSGFLPYCEPVYQRCVTLVQKTLAQAMMYNQHPEQYEAPDKDFMIVALDLLSGLAEGLGGHVEQLVARSNVMTLLFQCMQDSMPEVRQSSFALLGDLTKACFIHVKPCIAEFMPILGTNLNPEFISVCNNATWAIGEICMQMGAEMQPYVQMVLNNLVEIINRPNTPKTLLENTAITIGRLGYVCPQEVAPMLQQFIRPWCTSLRNIRDNEEKDSAFRGICMMIGVNPGGVVQDFIFFCDAVASWVSPKDDLRDMFYKILHGFKDQVGEENWQQFSEQFPPLLKERLAAFYGV, encoded by the exons ATGGACTGGCAGCCGGACGAGCAGGGCCTGCAGCAGGTCTTGCAGTTGCTCAAAGACTCGCAGTCACCCAACACCGCCACACAGCGCATTGTCCAGGAT AAACTCAAACAACTGAACCAGTTTCCTGACTTCAACAACTATCTGATCTTCGTCTTGACCAGACTCAAGTCGGAAG ATGAGCCAACTCGCTCTCTCAGTGGCCTCATCCTCAAGAACAATGTGAAGGCCCATTACCAGAGCTTCCCACCACCTGTGGCTGACTTCATCAAACAGGAGTGTCTCAATAACATCGGTGATGCCTCCTCACTCATCCGAGCTACCATTG GCATTCTTATCACCACCATCGCTTCCAAGGGTGAGCTTCAGATGTGGCCCGAGCTGCTGCCCCAGCTGTGCAACCTGCTCAACTCAGAGGATTACAACACCTGTGAG GGAGCCTTTGGAGCCCTCCAGAAGATCTGCGAAGACTCATCTGAGCTTCTGGACAGCGACGCCCTCAACAGGCCCCTCAACATCATGATCCCCAAGTTCCTGCAGTTCTTCAAGCACTGCAGCCCCAAGATCCG GTCCCATGCCATCGCCTGTGTGAACCAGTTCATCATGGACCGGGCCCAGGCTCTGATGGACAACATTGACACCTTCATCGAG CACCTGTTTGCCTTGGCCGTGGATGATGACCCCGAGGTGCGGAAGAATGTGTGCCGTGCTCTGGTGATGCTGTTGGAAGTGCGGATCGACAGGCTCATCCCTCACATGCACAGCATAATCCAG TACATGCTGCAGAGGACCCAGGATCACGACGAGAATGTGGCCCTCGAGGCTTGCGAGTTTTGGCTGACGCTGGCCGAGCAGCCCATCTGCAAGGAAGTCCTGGCCTCCCATCTAGTCCA GTTGATCCCTATCCTTGTAAATGGGATGAAGTACTCAGAAATTGACATCATTCTGCTGAAG GGGGATGTGGAGGAGGATGAGGCAGTCCCTGACAGCGAGCAGGACATCAAGCCACGCTTCCACAAGTCACGCACAGTGACGCTGCCCCATGAGGCTGAGCGACCAGATGGATCTGAGGACGCCGAGGATGACGATGATGACGATGCTTTGTCTGACTGGAATCTGA GGAAGTGCTCAGCGGCTGCGCTAGACGTCCTCGCCAATGTTTTCCGGGAGGAACTGCTGCCCCACCTACTCCCCCTGCTCAAGGGCCTTCTCTTCCATCCCGAGTGGGTGGTCAAGGAGTCGGGCATCCTGGTGCTGGGCGCCATCGCTGAGG GTTGCATGCAGGGCATGGTGCCCTACCTGCCTGAGCTGATCCCACACCTGATCCAGTGCTTGTCAGACAAGAAGGCCCTGGTCCGCTCCATCGCCTGCTGGACGCTAAGCCGCTATGCCCACTGGGTGGTCAGCCAGCCGCCTGACATGCACCTCAAGCCCCTGATGACTGAGCTACTCAAACGCATCTTGGATGGCAACAAGAGGGTACAAGAGGCAGCCTGCAG TGCCTTCGCCACCCTGGAGGAAGAGGCCTGCACGGAGCTGGTGCCCTACCTCAGCTATATCCTGGACACTCTCGTCTTCGCCTTTGGCAAGTACCAGCACAAGAACCTGCTTATCCTCTACGATGCCATCGGCACCCTGGCTGACTCTGTGGGCCATCACCTCAACCAGCCG GAATACATCCAGAAGCTGATGCCCCCACTGATCCAGAAGTGGAACGAGCTCAAGGATGAAGACAAGGATCTGTTCCCGCTGCTGGAG TGCCTGTCATCTGTGGCCACTGCTCTCCAGAGTGGCTTCCTGCCCTACTGTGAGCCTGTCTACCAGCGCTGTGTCACCCTAGTGCAGAAGACACTGGCCCAGGCCATG ATGTACAACCAGCACCCCGAGCAGTATGAGGCCCCTGACAAGGACTTCATGATCGTGGCACTGGATCTGCTCAGCGGACTGGCCGAGGGCTTGGGTGGccatgtggagcagctggtagcccGCAGCAACGTCATGACACTGCTGTTCCAGTGCATGCAG GACTCTATGCCTGAGGTCCGGCAGAGCTCCTTTGCCCTCCTGGGTGACCTCACCAAAGCCTGCTTCATCCACGTCAAGCCCTGCATCG CTGAGTTCATGCCTATCCTGGGCACCAACCTGAACCCTGAGTTCATCTCGGTCTGCAACAATGCCACCTGGGCCATTGGTGAGATCTGCATGCAGATGG GGGCAGAGATGCAGCCCTATGTGCAGATGGTCCTCAACAACCTGGTGGAGATCATTAACCGGCCCAACACACCCAAGACGCTGCTGGAAAATACAG CCATCACCATTGGCCGCCTGGGCTACGTGTGCCCCCAGGAGGTGGCACCCATGCTGCAGCAATTCATCCGGCCTTG GTGCACATCCCTCAGGAACATCAGGGACAACGAGGAGAAGGACTCTGCCTTCCGAGGCATCTGCATGATGATAGGCGTCAACCCTGGGGGTGTTGTGCAG gattttattttcttctgtgatgCTGTAGCCTCCTGGGTGAGCCCAAAGGATGACCTTCGGGACATGTTTTATAAG ATTCTCCACGGCTTCAAAGATCAAGTCGGGGAGGAGAACTGGCAACAGTTCTCGGAGCAGTTCCCACCGCTGCTCAAGGAGCGTCTGGCTGCCTTCTACGGGGTCTAG
- the TRIR gene encoding telomerase RNA component interacting RNase, whose protein sequence is MAARGRRAEPPARETPGPAGGGGGGSRWAESGPGTSPESGDDEVSGAGSSPVSGGVNLFANDGSFLELFKRKMEEEQRQRQEEPPPGPPRPDQPAAAAGPGDPKRKGGPGPTLSFVGKRRGGNKLALKTGIVAKKQKTEDEVLTSKGDAWAKYMAEVKKYKAHQCGDDDKTRPLVK, encoded by the exons ATGGCTGCCCGAGGGAGACGGGCGGAGCCTCCGGCCCGGGAAACGCCGGGGCCCgcgggtggcggcggcggcgggagtcGATGGGCAGAGTCTGGGCCCGGGACGTCGCCCGAGAGCGGGGACGACGAGGTGTCTGGCGCAGGTTCGAGCCCGGTGTCGGGCGGTGTGAACTTGTTCGCCAACGACGGCAGCTTCCTGGAGCTGTTTAAGCGGAAGATGGAGGAGGAGCAGCGGCAGCGACAGGAGGAGCCGCCCCCGGGCCCGCCGCGACCCGACCAGCCGGCCGCCGCCGCGGGCCCCGGGGATCCGAAGAGGAAGGGCGGCCCCGGCCCCACGCTCAGCTTC GTGGGCAAGCGCAGAGGCGGGAACAAGTTAGCCCTCAAGACGGGAATAGTAGCCAAGAAGCAGAAGACGGAGGATGAG GTATTAACAAGTAAAGGTGACGCGTGGGCCAAGTACATGGCAGAAGTGAAAAAGTACAAAGCCCACCAGTGTGGTGATGATGATAAAACGCGGCCCCTGGTGAAatga